The genomic interval TTCATTAATGAGGGAGAGGAATAATATGACAGCAACATATAGATACCTTCCAGACACGGAACAAGATCAAAAGGAAATGCTTGACCTTTTAAATGTCTCCTCAATAGATGAGTTGTTTGAAGACATTCCAGCTGAAATTCGACTAGAAGGCGAATTAAACATTCCAGCAGCGGTTCCTGAGCCGTTACTAATGAAAAAAATGCAGCAGCTTTCTTCACAAAATAAAAATGCAAATAATTACCCAATGTTTCTAGGTGCAGGCACATATGATCACTACATTCCAAGTGTAGTAGATCATATGATTTCAAGATCTGAATTTTACACAGCTTATACACCGTATCAACCAGAAATTAGCCAAGGTGAGTTACAAGCTATTTTTGAATTTCAAACAATGGTAAGTGAATTGACAGGAATGGATGTTGCCAATTCTTCCATGTACGATGGCTTTACTTCACTTGCTGAAGCTGCGTCACTTGCAGTTGCGTCAACAAAACGATCAAAAGTGCTTATATCAAAGGCAGTTCATCCTGAATCCCGTGCGATAATAAATCCGGTTTCATTAGGTCAAGGATACACTGTTGAAGAAGTAGATCTTGCTACTGATGTTACAGATTTAGTGAAGTTACAGGAACAAATTGGCAAGGATACTTCAGCAGTAATTGTTCAATACCCGAATTTCTTCGGTTCTATTGAAGATCTAGCAGAAATTAAAAAGATTGCAGATGCACACGGAGCACTGTTGATTGTAAGTGCAAATCCACTTGCACTTGCACTGTTACAAGCACCAGGTAAACTTGGAGCAGATATTGTGATAGGTGATATGCAACCACTTGGAATACCGATGTCCTTTGGTGGACCACACTGTGGATATTTCGCAGTGAGTAAAAAATTCATGCGTAAAATACCAGGACGAATTGTAGGACAAACAACAGATGAACAAGGAAAACGTGGATTTGTGTTAACATTGCAAGCACGTGAACAACATATTCGCCGTGATAAAGCGACATCCAATATTTGTTCCAATCAGGCATTAAATGCTCTTGCTTCTTCTATTTGTATGACGGCACTTGGAAAGCAAGGAGTTCGTCATATGGCGCAGCTGAACTTTGAGAAGGCTGATTACATGGCAAAGCGTCTACAAGAAAAAGGATTTACTATTAAGAATCAATCTCCATTCTTTAATGAATTTGTTGTGGAGCTTCCTCGTCCAGTTAAAGAAGTTAATGAAAAAGCTCTTGAAGCTGGAATAATTGGTGGGTATGACTTAGGAATTGATTATGGCTTTGACAACCAAATGCTTATTGCCGTAACAGAACAACGAACAAAAGAAG from Metabacillus sediminilitoris carries:
- the gcvPA gene encoding aminomethyl-transferring glycine dehydrogenase subunit GcvPA is translated as MTATYRYLPDTEQDQKEMLDLLNVSSIDELFEDIPAEIRLEGELNIPAAVPEPLLMKKMQQLSSQNKNANNYPMFLGAGTYDHYIPSVVDHMISRSEFYTAYTPYQPEISQGELQAIFEFQTMVSELTGMDVANSSMYDGFTSLAEAASLAVASTKRSKVLISKAVHPESRAIINPVSLGQGYTVEEVDLATDVTDLVKLQEQIGKDTSAVIVQYPNFFGSIEDLAEIKKIADAHGALLIVSANPLALALLQAPGKLGADIVIGDMQPLGIPMSFGGPHCGYFAVSKKFMRKIPGRIVGQTTDEQGKRGFVLTLQAREQHIRRDKATSNICSNQALNALASSICMTALGKQGVRHMAQLNFEKADYMAKRLQEKGFTIKNQSPFFNEFVVELPRPVKEVNEKALEAGIIGGYDLGIDYGFDNQMLIAVTEQRTKEEIDQFVKVLEDVVNG